A genomic region of Haladaptatus sp. R4 contains the following coding sequences:
- a CDS encoding helix-turn-helix domain-containing protein translates to MSFISHVTVHHPDLALAPTIAAVPNVAIKVVPTTGTDPDTGLFFFLVETEDGDFGPFEDALRDDSTVKKSEMVANHGDTRIYRLCYTPGTKLLTPKTTKVGGLMLEARSVRQGWLLRLQLPDRKSLSQLWDYCREEDISFELDRMYQQEGLTADGESLTDAQRTALLTAFEAGYFEEPRQTSHEALAEQLGISSTAVGGRIRRGTSRLIETTLVPDE, encoded by the coding sequence ATGTCGTTCATCTCGCACGTCACGGTTCACCATCCGGACCTCGCGCTGGCACCCACGATAGCGGCGGTACCGAACGTCGCCATCAAGGTCGTTCCGACGACGGGGACGGACCCGGATACGGGACTGTTCTTCTTCCTCGTCGAAACCGAGGACGGTGATTTCGGCCCATTCGAGGACGCGCTACGGGACGATTCGACGGTGAAGAAGTCCGAGATGGTGGCGAACCACGGCGACACCCGAATCTACCGGCTCTGCTACACGCCGGGCACGAAACTGCTCACGCCGAAGACGACCAAGGTCGGCGGCCTGATGCTCGAAGCGAGGTCGGTGCGGCAGGGATGGCTCCTCCGTCTCCAACTCCCCGACCGAAAGTCGCTGTCACAGCTATGGGATTACTGTCGAGAGGAGGACATCTCGTTCGAATTGGACCGGATGTATCAACAGGAGGGCCTGACCGCCGACGGGGAATCCCTGACCGATGCACAGCGAACGGCCCTGTTGACGGCGTTCGAGGCGGGCTATTTCGAGGAACCGCGCCAGACCTCACACGAAGCCCTCGCCGAGCAGTTGGGAATCTCGTCGACGGCGGTCGGCGGGCGGATCAGACGCGGAACGTCGCGTCTCATCGAAACGACGCTCGTGCCGGACGAATAG
- a CDS encoding class I SAM-dependent methyltransferase, which yields MGTVNERLEELADRFSRIAADYDESQVGEEYRACATLVIDHADPRSDDVVLDLGTGTGLLALALAADAGRVVGRDISEGMLEQARTKAADSGIENVEFGYGEFLDPQYDGRLDIVVSNFALHHLPDEEKLAAIDAVADLDPRRFVLGDAMFFGDSDPDEPLYGHGVDAATVGVLVDALTDAGFAVTAVERVHDQVGVLVAERSSDDLSDGVH from the coding sequence ATGGGAACCGTGAACGAACGACTCGAAGAACTCGCGGACCGGTTCTCTCGAATCGCCGCGGATTACGACGAGAGTCAGGTCGGCGAAGAGTACCGGGCGTGTGCCACGCTGGTCATCGACCACGCCGACCCGCGTTCCGACGACGTGGTGCTCGACCTCGGAACCGGAACGGGCCTGCTCGCGCTCGCGCTCGCCGCGGATGCCGGACGCGTCGTCGGTCGCGACATCAGCGAAGGAATGCTGGAACAGGCTCGCACGAAGGCGGCCGACAGCGGTATCGAGAACGTGGAGTTCGGCTACGGAGAGTTTCTCGACCCGCAGTACGACGGCAGACTAGATATCGTCGTCTCGAACTTCGCCTTGCACCACCTACCCGACGAGGAGAAACTGGCGGCCATCGACGCCGTCGCCGACCTCGACCCTCGCCGTTTCGTCCTCGGCGATGCGATGTTTTTCGGCGATTCCGATCCCGATGAGCCGTTGTACGGGCACGGGGTCGATGCGGCGACCGTCGGCGTGCTCGTGGACGCGCTGACCGATGCCGGATTCGCGGTGACGGCGGTCGAACGCGTTCACGATCAAGTGGGCGTCCTCGTCGCAGAACGGAGTTCCGACGACCTATCGGACGGCGTTCACTGA
- a CDS encoding helix-turn-helix domain-containing protein — translation MTDAILEQNRTERECEDLLEGMLGLNELDRGVFRLLIESPEPLTVDAVAEFIDRERTTAYRSVKRLQETGLVEKEQENCDCGGYHHVYRITDPDEIADGFQRMLNDWYAETGQLIQEFRETYGENRPPEIDP, via the coding sequence ATGACGGATGCCATACTGGAACAGAACCGAACCGAGCGGGAGTGCGAGGATCTGCTCGAAGGAATGCTCGGATTGAACGAACTCGATAGGGGCGTGTTCAGACTGCTGATCGAGAGTCCCGAACCGCTCACCGTGGACGCGGTGGCGGAGTTCATCGACCGGGAACGGACGACGGCGTACCGTTCGGTCAAACGCCTTCAGGAAACCGGGCTCGTCGAGAAAGAACAGGAAAACTGCGATTGCGGCGGCTACCACCACGTGTATCGAATCACCGACCCGGACGAAATCGCGGACGGATTCCAACGAATGCTCAACGACTGGTATGCCGAGACGGGACAGTTGATTCAGGAGTTCCGAGAGACGTACGGGGAGAACCGTCCTCCGGAAATCGATCCGTAA
- a CDS encoding aromatic ring-hydroxylating dioxygenase subunit alpha — MTRWNDGTDRVEAVSPDITDETNALPAEYFTSPDVFEMEKEKVFSRYWVYAGHANCIPESGEFFTRNVGDKEIIVLRDDEGDVRAFYNVCAHRGSKIVDDTPMSDPGHVNRIQCPYHLWTYDLDGDLATTPKSFEEASLNPDLEDDDVSELDAGKNSLMEVSTDRIGPLVFVNFDTDPIPLSEQAGKMQTELEALPLDEYEHAARFVSEVECNWKTFGGNYSECDHCQANHQDWIKGIQLDESELEVNDYHWVLHYTHEEDVEDELRIHDEHEAKFYYMWPNFTVNMYGTADGYGTYIIDPIDEQRFQLVADYFFRDAEMSNEELEFVRTSRQLQEEDFELVERQYQGLKSGALAQAQLGPNEHTLHKFHRLAQEAYNA, encoded by the coding sequence ATGACACGATGGAACGACGGGACCGACCGGGTCGAAGCGGTCAGTCCCGACATCACCGACGAAACGAACGCCCTCCCCGCGGAGTACTTCACCAGCCCGGACGTGTTCGAAATGGAGAAGGAAAAGGTGTTCTCGCGCTACTGGGTGTACGCGGGCCACGCCAACTGCATCCCCGAGTCCGGGGAGTTCTTCACCCGGAACGTCGGCGACAAGGAGATAATCGTCCTCCGGGACGACGAGGGCGACGTTCGGGCGTTCTACAACGTCTGTGCCCATCGAGGGTCGAAAATCGTCGACGATACGCCGATGAGCGACCCCGGTCACGTGAATCGGATCCAGTGTCCGTACCACCTCTGGACGTACGACCTGGACGGGGACCTCGCGACGACGCCGAAGAGCTTCGAGGAGGCGAGCCTCAACCCGGACTTGGAGGACGACGACGTGTCGGAACTCGATGCCGGGAAAAACAGTTTGATGGAGGTTTCGACCGACCGAATCGGCCCGCTGGTGTTCGTCAACTTCGACACCGACCCGATACCGCTCTCCGAACAGGCCGGGAAGATGCAAACGGAACTCGAAGCGCTCCCGCTGGACGAGTACGAACACGCCGCGCGGTTCGTCTCGGAGGTCGAATGCAACTGGAAGACGTTCGGCGGGAACTACTCCGAGTGCGACCACTGCCAGGCCAACCATCAGGATTGGATCAAGGGAATTCAACTCGACGAGTCGGAGTTGGAGGTGAACGATTACCACTGGGTGCTCCACTATACCCACGAGGAAGACGTCGAGGACGAACTCCGAATTCACGACGAGCACGAGGCGAAGTTCTACTACATGTGGCCGAACTTCACGGTGAACATGTACGGCACCGCGGACGGCTACGGGACGTACATCATCGACCCCATCGACGAGCAACGGTTCCAACTCGTCGCCGACTACTTCTTCAGGGATGCGGAGATGAGCAACGAGGAACTGGAGTTCGTTCGAACGAGCCGCCAACTGCAGGAGGAGGATTTCGAGTTGGTCGAGCGTCAGTACCAGGGGCTGAAGTCGGGAGCGCTCGCACAGGCCCAACTCGGACCGAACGAGCACACGCTCCACAAGTTCCACCGACTGGCCCAAGAGGCCTACAACGCCTGA
- a CDS encoding aldo/keto reductase — MDELPPIGLGTYKNTDPEECADIVAAALELGYHHVDTARAYDNEEYVGDGIEQADVDRGDVFLATKVWDDMLAHDDVLAGAAASLDDLGVDAIDLLYVHWPRDTYDAEGTLPAFDELREEGKIEHVGLSNFTPEQLDEARSILDAPIVAHQVEMHPLLQQEELQEYAREDDHWLVAYAPVARGEVAEVDEILEVAERHDATPYQVSLAWLAAKENVAAIPKTSSKEHLRDNLAARELELSEEDIATIDGIEHEERFIDPDDAPWNQ, encoded by the coding sequence ATGGACGAACTACCGCCGATCGGATTGGGAACGTACAAGAACACCGACCCTGAGGAGTGTGCGGACATCGTGGCGGCCGCACTGGAACTCGGTTATCATCACGTCGATACCGCACGTGCCTACGACAACGAGGAGTACGTCGGCGACGGTATCGAGCAAGCCGACGTGGACCGCGGGGACGTGTTTCTGGCGACGAAGGTGTGGGACGACATGCTCGCGCACGACGACGTGCTCGCCGGCGCGGCGGCGAGCCTCGACGACCTCGGCGTGGACGCGATCGATCTGTTGTACGTCCACTGGCCGCGGGACACCTACGACGCGGAGGGAACGCTCCCCGCGTTCGACGAGTTGCGCGAGGAGGGGAAAATCGAGCACGTCGGCCTGAGCAACTTCACGCCGGAGCAACTGGACGAGGCGCGTTCGATCCTCGACGCGCCGATAGTCGCCCATCAGGTCGAGATGCACCCGCTGCTCCAGCAGGAGGAACTGCAGGAGTACGCGCGAGAGGACGACCACTGGCTCGTCGCCTACGCGCCGGTCGCGCGCGGTGAAGTCGCGGAGGTGGACGAGATTCTGGAGGTCGCCGAGCGACACGACGCGACCCCGTATCAGGTGTCGCTGGCGTGGCTCGCCGCGAAGGAGAACGTCGCCGCCATCCCGAAGACGTCGAGCAAGGAGCACCTCCGGGACAACCTCGCGGCGCGCGAGTTGGAACTGAGCGAGGAGGACATCGCCACCATCGACGGCATCGAGCACGAGGAGCGGTTCATCGATCCGGACGACGCGCCGTGGAATCAGTGA
- a CDS encoding nuclear transport factor 2 family protein — translation MNADDAEATVREYYEALREGEPLPPFFAADESLVKFGISERLVGYEAVAEGLRDQTRESEDWTVTSSDLRVTERDRHAWFSDDVHMAWTDIDTDTETGTRREFDTRWSGTLEERDGEWLFVGMHVSAPQQL, via the coding sequence ATGAATGCAGACGACGCGGAGGCGACGGTACGGGAGTACTACGAGGCGCTTCGTGAGGGAGAACCGTTACCGCCGTTTTTCGCGGCGGACGAGTCGCTGGTCAAGTTCGGAATCTCGGAACGACTCGTCGGGTACGAGGCCGTCGCTGAAGGATTACGCGATCAGACCCGCGAATCGGAGGACTGGACGGTGACGAGCAGCGACCTGCGTGTGACCGAACGCGACCGCCACGCGTGGTTCAGCGACGACGTTCACATGGCGTGGACCGATATCGACACCGACACCGAAACCGGAACGCGCCGCGAGTTCGACACGCGCTGGAGCGGCACGCTGGAGGAACGTGACGGGGAATGGCTGTTCGTCGGGATGCACGTGAGCGCCCCGCAACAGCTCTGA
- a CDS encoding alpha/beta hydrolase: protein MTTFVLIHGAWLTPRSWEGFEEYLSERGHEVIVPAWPGHDRPVEEIRADPSPIDGLTLQEIVDHYADVIRDLPEQPVLVGHSFGALIVQLLLDRGFGAAGVAIDTAPPKGVRLPLSSLRTAWPVLSNPANRNRTVELSFEQFKYAFVNTWPDDDARAAYDRYAVPETGRIFFQAGTSSLTPNAANTVDYGNDDRPPLLLVAGERDHTSPPSLSRSINRKYGRSRAVTDLHEFVGRSHLLMVGDGWKEIAEDIERWADRTLSDGSDADRP from the coding sequence ATGACCACGTTCGTCCTGATTCACGGTGCGTGGCTGACGCCCCGCAGTTGGGAGGGTTTCGAGGAGTACCTCTCCGAACGTGGTCACGAAGTAATCGTCCCGGCGTGGCCGGGACACGACCGCCCCGTCGAGGAAATTCGTGCCGACCCGTCGCCGATAGACGGTCTCACCCTTCAGGAAATCGTAGATCACTACGCCGACGTGATTCGAGACCTCCCGGAACAACCGGTCCTGGTCGGCCACTCGTTCGGCGCGCTGATCGTTCAACTGTTGTTGGATCGGGGATTCGGCGCGGCAGGGGTGGCCATCGACACCGCCCCGCCGAAGGGGGTTCGACTTCCGCTGTCCTCGCTCCGGACGGCGTGGCCGGTACTCTCCAACCCCGCGAACCGTAACCGCACCGTGGAATTGTCCTTCGAACAGTTCAAATACGCGTTCGTCAACACGTGGCCGGACGACGATGCGCGCGCCGCCTACGACCGATACGCGGTGCCGGAAACCGGCCGTATCTTCTTCCAAGCGGGAACGTCGAGTCTCACGCCCAACGCGGCGAACACCGTCGATTACGGAAACGACGACCGACCACCACTCCTGCTCGTCGCCGGTGAGCGAGACCACACGTCGCCGCCGTCGCTCTCCCGTTCGATCAATCGAAAGTACGGTCGCAGTCGGGCGGTCACGGACCTCCACGAGTTCGTCGGGCGGTCCCACCTACTCATGGTCGGAGACGGCTGGAAGGAAATCGCGGAAGACATCGAGCGCTGGGCGGACCGGACTCTCTCCGACGGCAGTGACGCCGACCGTCCCTGA